The Planctomycetia bacterium sequence GGGCGCTGGCCCGCCTCGAATCGCGGGACCTGGCCCGGCATGCCGGCCCGCGAATCCTCACGCCGCACGCCGGCGAGATGCTCCGGCTGCTCGGCCATGATCCGTCATCTTCTCCGTCCGGTGGTCGAGCATGGCTGGAGCAGGAGGCCCGCCGGTTGGCGGCCGCGATCGACGCCGTCCTCGTGCTCAAGGGGGCGGGGACGCTGATCGCCGCTCCGAACGAGGAGTGCAGGAACGAGACCGGCAACCCCGGCATGGCGACGGCGGGCACGGGGGACGTGCTCGCCGGGGTGATCGCGGCACTCCTCGGCCAGGGGCTTGCCCCGTTTCCTGCGGCGCGGCTCGGAGCGTGGGTGCATGGCCACGCCGGTGACGTGGCGGCGGCCGACCTCGGCGCGGTCTCGATGACGGCCCGCGACCTGCTCGACCGGTTGCACGTCGGGTTCCGGGCGGCCGGCTGCCGGTGACGCGTCAGCGGCTCGTCCGCGCCGCGAGCGCGGCGAGCCGCGTGACGTCGGCCACGCCGTCGTCACGGGCGATCCACAGCCTGCGCCCCTCGTCGTGGGCCATCCGCAGGCCGCCGGTGAACGAGCCGAAGGCGGGAAGCACGAGCAGCCGCTCGTCGGCGACGAAGCAGCGATCGGCGATCCGGCCGGCGCCCGGGGAGCGAATCAAGACCGTCGGATGGAGGTGGCCGGCGATCGTGAACGTGTGGGCACCGCGCGACGACGGCGACGAGGCGGGCTCGTGCACGAAGTGAAACGGCGGCTCGTCGAGGACCGGCAGGCAGCCGTCGAGGCCGAGCGTCGCGGGCAGCCTGCCGATCGCCCGGTCGTGATTGCCGAGCACGAGGATCACTTCCACGGCGGTGAGCCGCTCGCGCAGGGCGGCGAACTCGGCGAACACCCGCTCCGTGCAGCCGCTGCGGGCGTGGAACAGGTCGCCGAGGATCAACAGTCGCCGGGCGGCGCCGGCCCGAAGAATCGCCTCGAGCCGGGCGAGGTCGGCCTGGGCCGATCCCTCCGGCACCGGGATGCCGGCGTGCCGGAACGTCGCCGCCTTGCCGAGATGCAGATCGGCGACGAGGAGCGTCGCGGTCGCGGGCAGGAACGCACCCCGCCCCGGCAGGAGCACGATGTCCGCATCCTGCCCGGCTGCCTGCGCCGCGTCGGCGACCACGATCCGCATCCCGTGCATCCCGCCTGCTCCTCCCTCCGGCCGCTCAGCCGCCATGTCCGGCCGCCTGCTCCAGGTCGCGGGCCATGTCGGCGATCTGCGTGAGCCAGTCCTTGCTGGTCAGCCGCGACTGTACGAACTCCGCCCAGATCGGGAACGCCAGCGGGGTGAGCCGCGCCGTCTCCACGATCCGGATCTCCTTGGCAGCCAGGGAGTCGAGCGTGTCGTGGAGCCGGCGGAACTCGAACTGCCTCTCCAGCACCTCGCGGCGGGCCTGGTCGAGGAGCATGTTGTCCGTATCGTGCTCCGAGAGCACGTCGAAGATCAGGCCCGCCGAGGCCTGTGTCTGCCGGTCGCTGCGCCGCCCCCCGGACACGAGCCCGGCCACGCGGGCGATCTCGCGGAAGTGCCGCCGGGCCATCTCGGTGCCATTCAGACAGGCGAGCAGGTCGTCGAGCAGGTTGTCCGGTGAGAGCAGCCGGCGCCATGCCCGCTGGTCGGTCGGAAACCCGTCGCGGCCCGCGAGTTCGAAGCCCCAGTCGTTGACGGCCATCGTCAGCGTCGCCGGGTGGCTGCGGGCGATCCGCCAGGCGACGAGCGCCGCAAGCCCCTCGTGAACGAGCCGCCCGGCGAACGGAAACAGGAAACAGTGCACGCCGTCGCGGCCCTGCCAGCGCTCCACGAGCAGCGTGTCGGCGTCGGGCAGCCGGCTCCAGCGGGCCTGCACCTGGAGCAGCGGGAGCACGGCGGCGACCTCGCGGGGCGCCTGCCGACCGCCACCGGGCCGCACCGCGTCGGCGACGAGGTCGAGCACGGCAGACGAGAGCAGCGTGGAGAGCGGCATCCGGCCGCCGTTCCAGCGCGGCACCTGCAGCCGGGCGGGCCCGCGGGCCCGCTTCACCCAGGCCGTGAGCCCGTCGAAGCGAAAGAGCACGAGCGGCCTGCCGGCGAACAGGAAGCGGTCACCGGCCGCGAGCCGCGACACGAATGATTCCTCGACCGTTCCCAGCCGCCCGCCGCGAAGCCACTTCACCTCCACCGTGGCGTCGCTCGTGATCGTGCCGATCCCCTGGCGGTGGCGCCGGGCGATCGCCTTGCTGGCGACGTACCAGCGGCCGAACCGCTCCCGAATCCGCGCGTAGTCGGGATAGGCCGACAGCGCCGGCCCGCCCCGAGCGGCGAAGTCGAGCGCCCAGTGCCAGGAGGCGTCGTCGAGGTCGGCGAAGGCCCGCGTGCCGCTCACCTCCGCCCGCAGGTCGGCCGCGCGAAAGCCGCCGCTGCAGGCCACCGTCACGATGTGCTGGGCGAGGCAGTCGAGTGGTGCCGTGAGCGGCGGCCGGGCCTCGACGGTGCCGGCCGCCGCGGCCTGTCGGGCCGCGGCGCACTCGATGAGTTCGAGGGCATGCGTGGGAACGCAGACAAGCCGGCCCACGGCTCCCGGAG is a genomic window containing:
- a CDS encoding phosphoesterase is translated as MHGMRIVVADAAQAAGQDADIVLLPGRGAFLPATATLLVADLHLGKAATFRHAGIPVPEGSAQADLARLEAILRAGAARRLLILGDLFHARSGCTERVFAEFAALRERLTAVEVILVLGNHDRAIGRLPATLGLDGCLPVLDEPPFHFVHEPASSPSSRGAHTFTIAGHLHPTVLIRSPGAGRIADRCFVADERLLVLPAFGSFTGGLRMAHDEGRRLWIARDDGVADVTRLAALAARTSR
- a CDS encoding DNA ligase-associated DEXH box helicase; translated protein: MRGAPGRRPPAAAGGAIDRFRAWFAARGWEVFPFQEEVWQAAAAGESGLLHAPTGAGKTLAVWLGAVARAEAGAVPAADRRGPLVVWVTPLRALAADTALALSAPLRGPGRVASDIAVGLRTGDSSAADRRRLRACWPAALVTTPESLSILLSLEDAHEIFADLQTVVVDEWHELLSTKRGVQTELALARLRALRPGLATWGLSATLANLDEARAALVGPAGAERARLISARVPRTLEIETLIPAPMERFPWAGHMGMRLLPQVVAAIERAATTLVFTNTRSQAERWFEAIAAARPAWRRSLALHHGSVDRDLRSRAEEGLRQGRMKCVVATSSLDLGVDFGPVDQVLQIGSPKGIARLLQRAGRSGHAPGAVGRLVCVPTHALELIECAAARQAAAAGTVEARPPLTAPLDCLAQHIVTVACSGGFRAADLRAEVSGTRAFADLDDASWHWALDFAARGGPALSAYPDYARIRERFGRWYVASKAIARRHRQGIGTITSDATVEVKWLRGGRLGTVEESFVSRLAAGDRFLFAGRPLVLFRFDGLTAWVKRARGPARLQVPRWNGGRMPLSTLLSSAVLDLVADAVRPGGGRQAPREVAAVLPLLQVQARWSRLPDADTLLVERWQGRDGVHCFLFPFAGRLVHEGLAALVAWRIARSHPATLTMAVNDWGFELAGRDGFPTDQRAWRRLLSPDNLLDDLLACLNGTEMARRHFREIARVAGLVSGGRRSDRQTQASAGLIFDVLSEHDTDNMLLDQARREVLERQFEFRRLHDTLDSLAAKEIRIVETARLTPLAFPIWAEFVQSRLTSKDWLTQIADMARDLEQAAGHGG